The Candidatus Paceibacterota bacterium region GGCACTTTTTCCGCGGATTCGGTATACTGGGAGCGTGATCACGCATATAAAAGGAAGGATAATAGACAAGGAAGAGCGCTCGCTGGTCGTGGACGTGAACGGCCTCGGATACAAGGCATTCGTCACGGGTGCGACGCTCGAAAAGGCGCGAGACGGCGCTGAAATAGCCCTTTGGACGCACCTCGCCGTCCGCGAAGACGCGCATACGCTTTTCGGCTTCCCTTCCAAAGACGAGCTCAATTTCTTCGAGCTTCTTATCTCCGTCTCTGGCATCGGGCCGAAGACCGCGCTCGGCATTTTGAACGTCTCGTCGGTCGCTAACATCCGCAAAGCCGTTTCCACGGGGGATACGTCGCATCTGACCAAAGTCTCCGG contains the following coding sequences:
- the ruvA gene encoding Holliday junction branch migration protein RuvA, with the protein product MITHIKGRIIDKEERSLVVDVNGLGYKAFVTGATLEKARDGAEIALWTHLAVREDAHTLFGFPSKDELNFFELLISVSGIGPKTALGILNVSSVANIRKAVSTGDTSHLTKVSGVGKKIADKIVLELKGKFDAEDSAGISLRDEVDALEALKALGFKHSDAREALKQVDRSVTDTGERVKKALKVLGK